A stretch of the Mycolicibacterium celeriflavum genome encodes the following:
- a CDS encoding 2OG-Fe dioxygenase family protein yields the protein MTLAQHRLIADGAYLMTAAELDAGLGADRNAWQRFGRHWDALADDPYAAELGTRRLRRYGHFAFVPADAAIDPMPHDAFVQPQASNPLYVDRSRHFEPLTDAFVEEPLLQRFLRLLGQVATMLDDLPRWSVKVTPFRVLASTSDGGDPTPEGLHRDGVTLVTSLLIGRDNAVGGESSVFSADGRHLLSTTLSEPGTLLLGDDRRTLHGVTPIRPLDAAKPARRDVLVVTFAPMAS from the coding sequence ATGACACTGGCGCAGCACCGATTGATCGCCGACGGGGCATATCTGATGACCGCGGCCGAACTCGATGCGGGCCTCGGCGCCGACCGGAACGCCTGGCAGCGGTTCGGCCGGCACTGGGACGCCCTGGCCGACGATCCCTACGCCGCAGAGTTGGGCACCCGGCGCCTACGCCGCTACGGACATTTCGCGTTCGTCCCCGCCGACGCCGCCATCGACCCCATGCCGCACGACGCGTTCGTACAGCCGCAGGCATCCAACCCGCTCTATGTCGACCGTAGCCGCCACTTCGAGCCGCTGACCGACGCATTCGTCGAAGAGCCACTGCTGCAACGGTTTCTGCGGCTGCTGGGCCAGGTGGCCACGATGCTGGACGACCTACCCCGCTGGAGTGTGAAGGTCACCCCGTTCCGTGTTCTGGCCTCGACATCAGACGGTGGCGATCCCACCCCGGAAGGGCTGCACCGCGACGGTGTCACCCTGGTCACCTCGCTGCTGATCGGGCGCGACAACGCGGTGGGCGGCGAGAGTTCGGTGTTTTCCGCCGACGGCCGCCATCTGCTGTCGACCACGCTGAGCGAACCGGGCACACTGTTGCTCGGTGACGACCGGCGTACGTTGCACGGCGTGACGCCGATCCGGCCGCTGGACGCGGCGAAACCGGCGCGTCGCGACGTGCTCGTCGTCACCTTCGCGCCGATGGCGTCGTAG